One window from the genome of Actinoplanes teichomyceticus ATCC 31121 encodes:
- a CDS encoding DUF346 domain-containing protein: MLFRTVRPYRGAVLLAGVCLGLAVTQSPPAAAAPPPAPPTTARSLAYSTSPCDAAGPSAADTAIIGAVEGRLRGSLRHALTSYRVSCARKVVDAVKARGLPQQAATIAITTTIVESAIQNIDVEADHDSLGLFQQRASWGSRAQRLDPTWATNAFLDKMLSTYPNGSWRNESIGRVCQAVQVSAYPDRYAPQAEDAQIIVEALWSAEVIPASSRMVSVDGGLHVFEHAAGNSLGHLWWSGTWARDSLASGWAGQPTSVNVEGRPHVFGRDTAGALRHAWWTGSGWGVDSLGSGIAGDPSAVQFEGRTHVFARGGDSALRHLWWTGAGWAVESVGSGFAGQVTSLVYEQRLHVFGRAADGQLRHVWWTGSGWASDSVGTGFAGGVSVAEFEHKLHVFGVGSGGALAHLWWTGSTWAQDQLASGVTGAPTAVSYDGLLHVFARNDANRLTHVWWTGTGWGRDTALADVHGDPSGGVHDGLLHVFARSENNTEAHLWWTGSGWATDDLGGALQP; this comes from the coding sequence ATGCTTTTCCGAACCGTGCGTCCGTACCGCGGTGCGGTCCTGCTGGCCGGGGTCTGCCTCGGTCTCGCCGTCACCCAGTCGCCCCCGGCGGCCGCCGCGCCGCCACCCGCCCCGCCGACCACCGCCCGGTCGCTGGCCTACTCGACGAGTCCGTGTGATGCGGCCGGTCCCAGCGCCGCGGACACCGCGATCATCGGCGCGGTCGAGGGGCGGCTGCGGGGCAGTCTTCGCCATGCGCTGACGTCGTACCGGGTGTCGTGCGCCCGCAAGGTCGTCGACGCGGTCAAAGCACGCGGGCTGCCGCAGCAGGCCGCGACCATCGCGATCACCACGACCATCGTCGAGTCCGCCATCCAGAACATCGATGTCGAGGCCGACCACGACAGTCTCGGGCTGTTCCAGCAGCGGGCGTCGTGGGGCAGCCGGGCGCAGCGACTCGACCCGACGTGGGCGACGAATGCCTTCCTCGACAAGATGCTCAGCACCTATCCGAACGGCTCGTGGCGCAACGAATCCATCGGCAGGGTCTGCCAGGCGGTACAGGTGTCGGCGTACCCGGACAGGTACGCGCCGCAGGCCGAGGATGCGCAGATCATCGTCGAGGCGCTGTGGAGCGCCGAGGTGATCCCCGCGTCCTCCCGGATGGTGTCGGTCGACGGCGGCCTGCACGTCTTCGAGCACGCCGCGGGTAACTCGCTGGGACATCTCTGGTGGAGCGGGACATGGGCGCGTGACTCGCTGGCCTCGGGCTGGGCCGGCCAGCCGACCTCGGTGAACGTCGAGGGGCGGCCACACGTGTTCGGCCGGGACACCGCCGGCGCTCTGCGCCACGCCTGGTGGACCGGCTCCGGCTGGGGTGTGGACTCGCTGGGATCGGGCATCGCCGGGGATCCCTCGGCGGTGCAGTTCGAGGGCCGTACGCATGTGTTCGCGCGTGGCGGCGACAGCGCGTTGAGGCACCTGTGGTGGACGGGGGCCGGCTGGGCCGTGGAATCCGTCGGCTCCGGCTTCGCCGGCCAGGTCACCTCCCTGGTGTACGAGCAGAGGCTGCACGTGTTCGGCCGGGCCGCCGACGGGCAGCTGCGGCACGTGTGGTGGACCGGTTCGGGCTGGGCCTCCGACTCTGTCGGTACCGGTTTCGCCGGCGGCGTCAGCGTCGCCGAGTTCGAGCACAAGCTGCACGTCTTCGGCGTCGGCAGCGGTGGCGCGCTGGCGCATCTGTGGTGGACCGGATCGACCTGGGCCCAGGACCAACTCGCCTCCGGCGTGACCGGTGCGCCGACCGCGGTCAGCTACGACGGGCTCCTGCACGTCTTCGCCCGCAACGACGCGAACAGGCTGACCCACGTGTGGTGGACCGGCACCGGCTGGGGGCGGGACACCGCGCTCGCCGACGTCCACGGGGACCCGAGCGGCGGCGTACACGACGGCCTGCTGCACGTCTTCGCCCGTTCCGAGAACAACACCGAGGCACACCTGTGGTGGACGGGATCCGGCTGGGCCACCGACGACCTCGGCGGTGCTCTGCAGCCCTGA
- a CDS encoding class I SAM-dependent methyltransferase, producing MSDYRSINRANWDERATAHAASPGYRVERFATDPAYLSEVVRFDLPRLGDVTGLRGVHLQCHIGTDTVSLSRLGARMTGLDFSGVSLEQARTVAARAGAEIDFVQSDVYRARDALDGEFDLVYTGIGALGWLPDIRRWATTVASLLAPGGRLFIREGHPILRACDYDRTDDVIALAEPYFEHVEPQVYDEPGTYVETDREFVHTVTHEWNHGLGEIVTAVLDAGLTLTGLVEHQSVPWNALPGRMRQLPDGEWQLADRPQRLPHTYTLQARKAG from the coding sequence GTGAGCGACTATCGGAGCATCAACCGAGCCAACTGGGACGAGCGGGCCACCGCGCACGCCGCGTCGCCCGGCTACCGCGTCGAGCGGTTCGCCACCGACCCGGCGTACCTGAGCGAGGTGGTCCGCTTCGACCTGCCCCGGCTCGGCGACGTCACCGGCCTGCGCGGCGTGCACCTGCAGTGCCACATCGGCACCGACACCGTCTCGCTGTCCCGGCTCGGCGCCCGGATGACCGGCCTGGACTTCTCCGGCGTCTCCCTGGAGCAGGCCCGGACGGTGGCTGCCCGGGCCGGCGCCGAGATCGACTTCGTGCAGAGCGACGTGTACCGCGCCCGGGACGCGCTGGACGGTGAGTTCGACCTGGTCTACACCGGCATCGGCGCGCTCGGCTGGCTGCCCGACATCAGGCGCTGGGCCACCACGGTGGCGTCCCTGCTGGCGCCCGGCGGCCGGCTCTTCATCCGGGAGGGCCACCCGATCCTGCGGGCGTGCGACTACGACCGCACCGACGACGTGATCGCCCTGGCCGAGCCGTACTTCGAGCATGTCGAGCCGCAGGTGTACGACGAGCCCGGCACGTACGTGGAGACCGACCGCGAGTTCGTGCACACCGTCACCCACGAGTGGAACCACGGCCTCGGCGAGATCGTCACCGCGGTGCTGGACGCCGGCCTGACCCTGACCGGGCTGGTCGAGCACCAGAGCGTGCCGTGGAACGCGCTGCCCGGCCGGATGCGCCAGCTCCCGGACGGCGAGTGGCAGCTGGCCGACCGCCCGCAGCGGCTCCCGCACACGTACACCCTGCAGGCGCGCAAGGCGGGTTAG
- a CDS encoding tetratricopeptide repeat protein: protein MNDVGARLRAYRERTGLTQSELASRTGVSAGTIRDLEQGRTRRPHPKSLGRLRAALAIADEEAPEPPAAGPATVAILGPLTVDRKPLAGGRVRTLLGRLAVAAAARVSRDELIDCLWPEDPPPSAVSLIHTYVARLRRLLGEAAVAIAPGGYRLTLDASRLDLLAFRAHLAEARAVSGAAALDRLEAALDLCRGPALADLDALRPHPAVVGIAAEQVDAVLRHAVAAADAGCHDRSLPYLSAAAEADPLHELVHGHLMVALAAAGRQSDALRAYDEIHRRLDDELGLAPSTQLRDFRDRVLRRQWVTGPRPMSPRTAPFQTPAPVIDFVGRQTQLSAIDRAFIGDQHRAVPGVPICAISGVPGVGKTTLAVRAAHRLRERYPDGQLYANLDGAGVSPSSPMEVLSRFLRALGVDGATIPHDLDESAALFRTRLIDRRMLLILDNAKDAGQIRPLLPGHGGCGVLVTSRRRLADLEGARLVELGAMASEEALALLSAVAGADRVGRDAPAVVRVVQACGALPLAIRIAGVRLANRASWTVQVLDERLRDQRHRLDELRAGDLEVRASVRLSYRSLEPRTAEAFSFFGIAPVAELRPDSAAALLGCAEREAERLLDDLVDASLMDTPAPDRFRYHDLVRLFAAETAATLGEPGELTAAVRRLLDFYYARVAAVARLQHPNMVRLPCEAAEHSFTSRAAAIDWLQADLPEVVAAVVHAAQHGPADYAWRIADQLRGFFFYGRHTAEWFTTSNAGLAAAVRSGNLSGQAAMHQTLGQAHWSVGELRRSLEHYQEALDLARRCGWTLATAYLLHNIGLVELALGDHRSALGYYTRSLAECTTAAHAYVRAVTLNDLGMLSREMGRLPDALRFVEEAWEINHRAGDDAAETVNSGNLGMILREMGRLDEAMPYLHRSLAAARAAGFHVAAVQLTDEVAQAHLARGEHAEAGRLSRASLTAVEAMGDRASHCGVLITLGEALLAGGSHAAALTHLREALRLAAEVDAPHHRTRAQIVTAEAEALVGMPGAAERAYAALDAAQLNAYRILEARALTLLSRIGPPPDRARLRDAADRINAEAGVSPAGGVTER from the coding sequence ATGAACGATGTCGGCGCACGCTTGCGTGCCTATCGGGAGAGGACCGGGCTCACCCAGTCCGAGCTCGCCAGCCGCACCGGGGTGAGCGCGGGCACCATACGGGACCTGGAGCAGGGTCGTACCCGCCGCCCGCATCCGAAATCACTGGGCCGGCTGCGCGCCGCACTCGCCATCGCCGACGAGGAGGCGCCGGAGCCGCCGGCCGCCGGGCCGGCAACGGTCGCCATCCTGGGCCCGCTGACGGTCGATCGCAAGCCGCTGGCGGGCGGGCGGGTTCGCACGCTGCTCGGCCGGCTCGCCGTGGCCGCCGCCGCGCGCGTGTCCCGCGACGAACTGATCGACTGCCTGTGGCCGGAGGATCCGCCACCGTCCGCGGTCAGTCTCATCCACACGTACGTCGCTCGCCTGCGGCGGCTGCTGGGCGAGGCTGCCGTCGCGATCGCGCCCGGCGGCTACCGGCTCACGTTGGACGCATCCCGGCTGGACCTGCTCGCCTTCCGCGCCCACCTGGCCGAGGCGCGTGCGGTGAGCGGAGCCGCCGCACTCGACCGCCTGGAGGCCGCGCTCGATCTGTGCCGCGGACCGGCACTCGCCGACCTGGACGCGCTGCGGCCGCACCCGGCGGTGGTCGGGATCGCCGCCGAGCAGGTCGACGCCGTCCTGCGGCACGCGGTGGCCGCCGCCGACGCCGGATGTCATGACCGCTCGCTGCCCTACCTGAGCGCCGCGGCCGAGGCGGATCCGCTGCACGAACTCGTGCACGGACATCTGATGGTGGCGTTGGCCGCCGCGGGGCGACAGTCCGACGCCCTGCGTGCGTACGACGAGATCCACCGCCGCCTCGACGACGAACTCGGCCTCGCCCCCAGCACCCAGCTCCGCGATTTCCGCGACCGAGTTCTCCGCCGGCAGTGGGTCACCGGCCCGCGCCCGATGTCTCCGCGCACCGCGCCGTTCCAGACACCGGCCCCGGTGATCGACTTCGTCGGGCGGCAGACCCAGCTGAGCGCGATAGACCGGGCCTTCATCGGCGACCAGCACCGCGCGGTCCCCGGTGTGCCGATCTGCGCGATCTCCGGAGTGCCCGGGGTGGGCAAGACCACGCTCGCCGTCCGCGCGGCGCATCGCCTGCGCGAGCGGTACCCCGACGGCCAGCTGTACGCCAACCTGGACGGTGCGGGTGTCTCGCCGAGCAGCCCGATGGAGGTGCTGTCCCGTTTCCTGCGCGCGCTCGGCGTGGACGGCGCCACCATCCCACACGACCTGGACGAGAGTGCCGCCCTGTTCCGGACCAGGCTCATCGACCGGCGTATGCTCCTCATCCTCGACAACGCCAAGGACGCCGGCCAGATACGCCCGCTGTTGCCCGGCCACGGCGGCTGCGGGGTCCTGGTGACCAGCCGCCGGAGACTGGCCGATCTGGAGGGCGCACGGCTCGTCGAGCTGGGCGCGATGGCGTCGGAGGAGGCACTCGCCCTGCTGAGCGCGGTGGCCGGGGCGGATCGGGTCGGCCGCGACGCCCCGGCGGTCGTGCGTGTGGTGCAGGCGTGTGGTGCGCTTCCGCTGGCCATCCGGATCGCGGGTGTGCGCCTGGCGAACCGCGCTTCGTGGACCGTGCAGGTGCTCGACGAACGGCTCCGCGACCAGCGGCACCGGCTGGACGAACTGCGCGCCGGCGACCTCGAGGTCCGGGCCAGCGTGCGGCTCAGCTACCGATCGTTGGAGCCGCGCACGGCGGAGGCGTTCAGCTTCTTCGGGATCGCGCCGGTGGCCGAGTTACGGCCGGATTCGGCCGCCGCGCTGCTCGGCTGTGCCGAACGGGAGGCGGAGCGGCTGCTCGACGACCTGGTGGACGCCAGTCTGATGGACACCCCCGCGCCGGATCGGTTCCGTTACCACGACCTGGTCCGGCTGTTCGCCGCCGAAACGGCAGCCACGCTCGGCGAACCCGGCGAGCTCACCGCAGCGGTCCGCCGCCTGCTCGACTTCTACTATGCGCGGGTTGCCGCGGTCGCCCGGCTGCAACACCCGAACATGGTGCGGTTGCCGTGCGAGGCCGCCGAGCACTCCTTCACATCCCGCGCTGCCGCGATCGACTGGCTGCAGGCCGACCTGCCGGAGGTGGTGGCTGCCGTCGTCCATGCCGCACAGCACGGCCCCGCCGACTACGCCTGGCGCATCGCCGACCAGCTGCGCGGCTTCTTCTTCTACGGCCGTCACACCGCCGAGTGGTTCACCACGAGCAACGCCGGGCTGGCCGCCGCGGTCCGATCCGGCAACCTCAGCGGGCAGGCCGCCATGCACCAGACCCTGGGTCAGGCCCACTGGTCGGTGGGCGAGCTGCGCCGGTCGCTCGAGCACTACCAGGAGGCACTGGACCTGGCGCGACGGTGCGGCTGGACCCTGGCCACCGCGTACCTGCTGCACAACATCGGTCTGGTGGAGCTGGCCCTCGGCGATCACCGCTCAGCGTTGGGCTATTACACAAGATCTCTCGCCGAGTGCACGACCGCGGCCCATGCGTACGTTCGCGCGGTCACCCTGAACGACCTGGGCATGCTGAGCCGGGAGATGGGGCGGCTGCCGGATGCGCTGAGGTTCGTCGAGGAAGCGTGGGAGATCAACCACCGCGCGGGCGACGATGCCGCCGAGACGGTGAACAGCGGCAACCTGGGAATGATCCTGCGGGAGATGGGCCGGCTCGATGAGGCCATGCCGTATCTGCACCGATCGTTGGCAGCCGCGCGGGCGGCCGGATTCCACGTCGCCGCGGTGCAGCTGACCGACGAGGTCGCGCAGGCGCACCTGGCCCGCGGCGAGCACGCCGAGGCGGGGCGCCTGTCCCGTGCGTCGCTCACCGCCGTCGAAGCGATGGGTGACCGCGCCAGTCATTGCGGCGTGCTCATCACCCTCGGCGAAGCGCTGCTGGCCGGGGGATCGCACGCCGCAGCGCTGACGCACCTCCGCGAGGCATTGCGGCTGGCGGCGGAGGTGGACGCCCCACACCACCGGACTCGGGCGCAGATCGTCACGGCCGAGGCCGAGGCGCTCGTCGGTATGCCGGGGGCGGCCGAGCGGGCGTACGCCGCGCTCGATGCCGCACAGCTCAATGCCTACCGCATCCTCGAAGCTCGTGCGCTGACGCTCCTGTCCAGGATCGGACCACCGCCCGACCGCGCGCGACTGCGGGATGCGGCCGACCGGATCAACGCCGAGGCGGGCGTCTCCCCGGCGGGCGGCGTGACAGAACGCTGA